From a single Maritimibacter sp. DP1N21-5 genomic region:
- a CDS encoding right-handed parallel beta-helix repeat-containing protein, whose product MSDLHVYKGALPSDSPASAFTSIQSAINASAPGDTILVHPGHYAENLVIRTNQISLIAVGGPEATRIDPADSLRDTLEIAGADSITVTGFTLGSGTNPAKQTVHVHGVKDGTDFATHVTLSGNLIERGAGDGIKLSKVSGIVVEDNTITGGGSTESALDLVGGERITIAGNRFLDMGNIGISLKGGSKDVVVTGNTLIGVAHVGIEIGGYTNLANYMPGFLESGLTYEILNVLVENNLVQDAGNAAFRVIGGQKVAFLANTATGGNPVVKIDDSSLYHDRWASSDIGFSANSFPGADWLVDRSQQAHILSEIAGLFTDWRNIAQTPAGDRTETPAPEPESPDYNTITGTRGDNKITGSSAADEIFGEDGDDEIAAGGGDDVLHGGDDRDKLFGGAGNDQLYGGDDRDRLEGGEGDDLLVGGDGRDHLIGDSGDDVLTGGSGEATLEGGDGGDFFVFAASDGDASAMIKDYDRTEGDRIVLIGFGDELASFADVDTNGNGRLERGDVGVSTSGDRLTLRLDRILDADAPTIEIDHDGDALTAQDFLFTLG is encoded by the coding sequence ATGTCCGACCTCCATGTCTATAAAGGCGCGCTCCCTTCCGATTCCCCCGCCTCTGCGTTTACCTCGATCCAATCGGCAATCAATGCGAGCGCGCCGGGCGACACGATCCTTGTCCACCCCGGTCACTACGCCGAAAACCTTGTCATCCGGACCAACCAGATCTCGCTCATTGCGGTTGGTGGCCCGGAGGCGACCCGGATCGACCCCGCCGACAGCCTGCGCGACACGTTGGAGATCGCGGGGGCGGATAGTATCACCGTCACGGGCTTCACCCTTGGCAGCGGCACGAATCCCGCGAAGCAGACTGTGCATGTTCACGGCGTGAAGGACGGCACCGACTTTGCCACCCATGTGACCCTGAGCGGCAACCTGATCGAACGCGGTGCGGGTGACGGGATCAAGCTGTCCAAGGTGTCGGGCATCGTGGTCGAGGACAACACAATCACAGGCGGTGGGTCGACCGAATCCGCGCTCGATCTTGTGGGAGGCGAGCGGATCACCATTGCGGGAAACCGGTTCCTCGACATGGGCAACATCGGGATATCGCTGAAAGGCGGGTCCAAAGACGTCGTGGTCACGGGCAACACGCTGATCGGCGTCGCCCATGTGGGGATCGAGATCGGCGGTTACACCAATCTCGCCAACTACATGCCCGGCTTTCTCGAGTCTGGTCTGACCTATGAAATCCTGAACGTCCTTGTCGAGAACAACCTAGTGCAGGACGCCGGGAATGCCGCCTTTCGCGTCATCGGCGGGCAGAAGGTCGCCTTTCTCGCCAACACCGCGACTGGGGGCAATCCCGTGGTCAAGATCGACGACTCGTCACTTTATCACGATAGATGGGCAAGCAGCGACATCGGCTTTTCCGCGAACAGCTTCCCGGGCGCGGACTGGCTCGTCGACCGCAGCCAGCAGGCGCATATCCTTTCGGAGATCGCGGGCCTCTTCACCGATTGGCGCAACATTGCGCAAACGCCTGCGGGCGACAGGACCGAAACCCCGGCGCCCGAACCCGAGAGCCCGGACTACAACACGATCACCGGCACCCGTGGCGACAACAAGATCACGGGCAGTTCAGCCGCAGATGAGATCTTTGGTGAAGATGGAGACGACGAGATAGCGGCAGGCGGAGGCGACGACGTCCTGCATGGGGGCGACGACCGGGACAAACTCTTCGGCGGCGCGGGCAACGACCAGCTCTACGGGGGGGACGACCGAGACCGTCTTGAGGGCGGAGAAGGCGACGACCTGCTGGTCGGTGGAGACGGGCGTGACCATCTGATCGGGGATAGTGGCGACGACGTCCTCACCGGCGGCAGCGGTGAGGCCACGCTCGAAGGCGGTGACGGCGGCGATTTCTTCGTCTTTGCCGCGTCCGACGGCGACGCCTCTGCGATGATCAAGGATTACGACCGGACAGAGGGCGACCGGATCGTGCTGATCGGCTTCGGTGACGAGCTTGCAAGCTTTGCCGACGTCGACACGAACGGCAACGGACGTCTCGAGCGGGGCGATGTCGGCGTGTCGACCAGCGGTGACCGCCTGACGCTGCGGCTGGACCGGATCCTCGACGCCGACGCCCCGACCATCGAGATCGACCACGACGGCGACGCTCTCACCGCGCAAGATTTCCTGTTCACGCTGGGCTGA